From the genome of Loxodonta africana isolate mLoxAfr1 chromosome 4, mLoxAfr1.hap2, whole genome shotgun sequence:
ccaggaagatgtttacctgtgttttattgactgtgtggataacaaattatgcataatattgtgaagaatggggattccagaacacttaattgtgctcatgaggaacctatacacagatcaagagacGGTTTTTcggacagatcaaggggatactgagtggtttaaagtcaggaaaggtgtgcgcaagggttgtattctttcaccatacctattcaatctgtatgctgagcaaataatacgagaagctggactatattgtAGAAGAacgggcaccaggattggaggaagactcattaacagcatgcattatgcagataacacaaccttgcttaccaaAAGTGAACACGACttcaagtacttactgatgaagaccaaagaccacagccttcagtatggattacacttcaacataaagaaaacaaaaatcctcacaactggaccaataagccacatcataataaatggagaaaagactgaagttgtcgaggatttcattttacttggatccaaaatcaacatccatggaagcagcagtcgagaaatcaaaagatgcattgcattgggtaaatctgcagcaaaggacctctttaaagtgttaagaagcaaagatgtcaccttgaggactgaagtgtgcccgacccaagccatggtattttcagtagtatcatatgcacatgaaagctggacaatgaatatggaagaatgaagaagagctgacgcctttgaattgtggtgttggcgaagaatattggatataccgtggactgccaaaagaacgaacaaatctgtcttggaaaaagtacaaccagaatgctccttagatgcaaggacggtgagactgggtcttatatgctttggacatgttgtcaggagggatcagtccctggagaagggcatcatgtttggtgaagtaccgGCTCAGCAGAAAAGactaagaccctcaacaagatggattgacacagtggctgcaacagtcggctcaagtgtaacaatgactgtaaggatggtacaggaccagggaGTGCTTTGTTGTgtggcacatagggtcgctatgagtaggcagctaacaacaacaatacatatttatactcttcactgattttgcttctctagaaaacccaaccTATCACGCAGCCCTAGGAATGCCATGGTCCGACAGGTACTGCCCCCGAGTCCTGCGGTTCAAGCCACCTGGCTGGGCGAGTCACGCACTTCCAGCGGGATGCTTCAGGGTAAGCTGAGCGCACGTGAAACCGCAGCAGCAGGCCACGGggacaggacgcagccctagggAGGTCTTCTGCAGCGTCTGAGTCTTCTCTTCCGGGTTTGATTTTGTAATTTGATCCCTGTAGTGCGCTGGGATCTAACTCTGGCTCTAGGTCTGGAGACAATGAGGGTGGTGCAGGGGGAATGAAGGCAACGTCTTCCAGCCCAAGGGCACGCCACTGCCAGCTGCAGAGCTGCCCACCTACTGCGAAGGGAAGCTCCAGGCGAtaagtcggaagcgactcgaggGCCCTGGGGAGTCACCCGAACCGTCCCGAGCGCACCCAGCCCATCTCAGACTCGCAACCctgcattcactcattcaacaaacgtGAGCTGAGCACCGCCCCCCAGATAAGGGACAGGCTGCGCGTACACGCCCTCCTCCCGCACGGGCACACGCACCCAGGCCTCAGCCACACCCCCTTCATGAGAACAGGAAGGGACCACGCACGTCACGCGCCTGCGAGGACCCTCGTCCCCGGACCTCAGCCGCCCGAGGCCGCCCTCCTGGCGCGGGGCAAAGGCATGCGCCCCCCCCCCACACGTCCACGCGCCACGCCGCACGGCCCCGCGGCCAATCGCGCACGACGCTTCCGATTGGCCTACGTCGGTCTCTCATTTCCGCGCTGCCGTCCAAACAGAAGCCTGTCTTTTGCGCAGCCACGCCCCAAGGGCGGGTCCGGGCGCTCCCGTACAGAGAGTGAGGCCATTGGCCTTCGCTCCGAGCGGGGGCGGGGCACGGTGGAGACGCGGGGAACTTGGCCTTCGGGGAGCGCGCCCACATCAGGGTCACGGAGAGAGCCGAGCGGTGCCGGAAAGAGCCGAGCACAGCCGGAGAGATCGGCGTAGGGGTGGAGAAGCCCAAGCTGGCCGGAAGCAGGGCCGAGCGTGGCCGGAAGGAGCCGAGCCCGGCCGAAGGGGGCGGGGCGTAGCCGTTTGGTGGGCGGGGCTGAGCCCGAGCCATGGCGGCGGAGGGGGCAGCTGTGGCCAGAGGCGGGGCCGTCGGGGGCCGCGCCGCCAGCAGCAGCTCGAAGCTGTCGGAGTGCCCGGACGCGGCCCCGATCCGGCGGCGCGCTTCTTCGCTGTCACAGGACGCCGAGCGCCGAGCCTACCAGTGGTGCCGGGAGTACTTGGGCGGGGCCTGGCGCCGGGTGCGCCCCGAGGAGCTGAGGGTGAACCCCGTGAGGTGGGAGGTCAGGGGTCAGCCCTCTGCTGCGCGGGCGGGGGCCAGGGGTTAGATTCGGGCCCCCCATACCCAGTGCGTGTGCCCGATCCCGGGGCGGGGCAGTGGCGGGGCTGCCAGGGGCCTGGCCGGCAGGGGACCGCGAAGGCCCTTGACCCGAGGAGGGGGGCCGTGACCCGTGACCCGAGGAGAGGGGCCGTGACCCGGGACCCGAGGAGGGGGGCCGTGACCCGTGACCCGAGGAGAGGGGCCGTGACCCGTGACCCGAGGAAGGGGGGCCGCACCCATGACCCGAGGGGAGGGGCCGTGACCCGTGACCGGAGGAAGGGGGCCGTGACCCGTGAGCCGAGGAGGGGGGGCCGTGACCCGGGACCCGAGGAGGGGGGCCGCGACCCAAGGAGGAGGGCCGTGAAGGGCAGGAGGAGACGGGGGCACCAGAGGTCCAGAGATAGCGGGGGCGGGCGGAGGAGAATGGAGGGGCTGGGGGAGATGAGGGGCCCAGGGAGCCCGAAGATGACCAAGGAGGACGAGGGACCTGGGGTGGAAGGGTGGGCTGAGCCAACCCAGGCTGAGCACCCCTTGTGGGTCTACAGCGGGGGCCTCAGTAACCTGCTCTTCCGCTGCTCGCTCCCGGACCACCTGCCCAGTCATGGCGAGGAGCCCAGGGAGGTGCTGCTTCGGTTGTACGGGGCCATCCTGCAGGTAAGGAGGGCATGAGGGCCACAGCGGCTAATGGCTCTAGGATCCTTCACTTACGAGTGGCAGGTAGGACCACCCCATTGCACAAATGGGGAAACCGAGGTTCAGACACTAAGTAACTAGTCCATTATTGCCCTGCTGCCCAGTGGCAGAGCCTGGCCTTCTAGACCCCAAGGCGTATGCCCCAGAGCCTCTGGGCAGTAGGACGAGGAACCCAGCTGTGGTAGAGGAAGAAACCATACCCTCCTCGCCCTGTGCCAGTGGCATTCTGCTCTGACTGCTCTCTTGACTCTGCCCTTTGCTGTCTACCTTCTTCCAGGGTGTGGACTCCTTGGTTCTTGAAAGCGTGATGTTTGCCATCCTCGCTGAGCGGTCACTGGGGCCCCAGCTCTATGGCGTCTTCCCAGAGGGCCGGCTGGAGCAGTACATCCCAGTACGAGCACAGCCCTGACTTCCCTGAGGCACCTCCTGCCCCCCAGacctctcccctctccccccaaGTCTGCCTTCACCTCCCTAAGCCCCAGGTAGGGAATTTTCCCCAAGACCCTGACCTCCCCCCATTGCCCCAGCCCTTCCCCCACCCGCCCCAGCCCCCTCACCACCCTGATAGGTTCCTGGGTGCAGAGTCGGCCCCTGAAAACTCAAGAGCTTCGAGAGCCAGTGCTGTCAGCAGCCATTGCCACCAAGATGGCCCGGTTCCACGGCATGGAGATGCCTTTCACCAAAGAGCCCCACTGGCTGTTCAGGACCATGGAGCGGTGAGTCCTGCTCCGTGGGGCTCCTGCACACCTAGCTGGCCCTCCTGCTGGCTGTGACTCCTCCCACAGAGCCTTCCACGTGTTTGTCAGACAAGTCAAACACTGACCAAAAAGCGAGCGGGTAGCCTGGCCTGAGGATTAAGTAGGtgaggagggagcaggagaggcagCAGAGTGAGGACATCCCATTCTTTGGGCTTCAGGTACCTAAAGCAGATCCAGGACCTGCCCCCTACGGGCCTCCCCCAAATGAACCTGCTGGAGGTGTACAGCCTAAAGGATGAGATGGGCAACCTCAGGTAAGGCCAAAGAGCAGGGGGAGGTGCCTCCTGCCTCACGGGTTCCCCCCAGGATTTGCTTAGGGCTGTGCTCTGGGCCTGGCCTATGAGGGTGCCTCTGGCCCTCTGGTCGCTGCTAGTCAGGACCCTTGCCCCCATTCCCCTTCAGGAAGTTGCTGGCCTCCACCCCATCACCAGTGGTCTTCTGCCACAATGACATCCAGGAAGGTAGGAAAAGGCATCTGACTCTGCCTGACCCTAAGGGGAGGGGCCAGAGGGTCCTGGGTGACCAGAACCCTACCGTGTTCCCACAGGGAACATCTTGTTGCTCTCAGCGCCAGAAAATGCTGACAGTCTCATGctcgtggactttgagtacagcAGTTACAACTACAGGTGAAGGGATATCTATTCCCACGGTCTTTCCCCATTTCTGCGTCCCTGCTGCAGACTGAGTATCCACCTTACTCCCCAGGGGCTTTGACATTGGGAACCATTTCTGTGAATGGGTATATGACTATACTCACGAGGAGTGGCCTTTCTATAAGGCGAGGCCAGCAGACTACCCCACCAGGGAACAGCAGGTATGTGGGCCAGAGCTGAATGTGGTCCAGAGGCAGGGAGCAGGAAGAggtgaggagggggagggaggttaAGTCTGGAAGGAATGACACCAAAGGGAGTTGATAGAAAACGCTGACTCCCACTCTTGATTTCAGCTCCATTTTATTCGCCATTACCTGGCAGAGGTAAAAAAAGATGAGACTCTCTCCCAGGAGGAACAGAGGAAGCTGGAAGAAGACTTGCTGGTGGAGGTTGATCGGTGAGGAGGAGGGCAGGGGCACAGAGGAAATGGGGGCTGAGGAAGAGGGTGGGTGGTCAGACTCACCAGGTGACCCCTCAGGTGCATCACAGAGTGgaggcagggagtgaggaggaggtcTGGGCAGTGGAGACAGGACAAGGGGGGCTAGGGTGGTAGGGGAGGGGTCAGAGCTGCAGGGGCTTGACCAGCCCAGGGGAGGGGCATGCCAACAGGGCCGCATGTGCTCTTGCCCACCCACCCAGGTATGCCTTGGCTTCTCATTTCTTCTGGGGTCTCTGGTCCATCCTCCAGGCATCTATGTCCACTATAGAATTTGGTTATTTGGTAAGTAAACCACAAAATGGGTGTATTAGGGGTGGTTTTTTAGAAGGCAGCAGGGCTATGCAGACTCCTGGGATGCAGGCCTGAGCCTTCTCACCGCTGGGGGGACGGATTTTCTTCCTAGGAGTATGCACAGTCTCGATTGCAGTTCTACTTCCAGCAGAAGAGGCAGCTGACCACTCTCCACCCCAAGTCCTGATCCCCCCATCCTGCAGTTTCCCCGGAGTCTCCAGGGCAGGACCTTGGAGGGAGGCCCTGGCACTGGGGCTGAGCCCCCCAAGTGAGACATGTTGAGGAGGCAGACATGTTCCCGTGCCTACAGGGGCGGGAGCCCTGGGCTGTGTACCTTCCGACAATAAACCTTTTCAGATAATAAAcagcttctttcttccttctttgagCCGTGGTCTGACTCTGCCCTAAAGCAGCAGGAAGTGTCCAGCAAGGAATGGGAGCAGATTGACAGAGACCCTGCACTGAGCCTGTTTCCCGCCCTCTGTAGAGCCGGGCTGGACAGTGCGCCCTCGGCCAATTGGGGCCCCCACGCCCTGCTGCCTCCCTTCCTCAGCTCCAGGTCAGGAATGATGTGAGGCGGCCTTCGGGCGCAGTGGGGTGGAACAGGGCCCAGTGGGGCTGTCCGGGCAGCTCAGCTGATACATCCGCGACCTTTTCCCTACTTTTGGCTATTTTTAGCTCAAATGCACCACATTCACGTGAGACTCTGGGTACCCCCCCTCCCCGACCTTTGAGGCACCTTCAGCTTGAAGAAGCCCGCCCCCTACTCCCGAACCACACTGCGCTGGGGGAGGGGGTTCTGGTGCCCGTCCGCATCTGTTCTCCGACCCCAATTTGGGAGCGGGTGTCAGGTTCCCGGAGAGGGCGGGGCGGGGGTGGCCCGGACTGAAGGACACAGGGACACGGGCCAGAGCAGCCGGCCTTGCAGACCCAGCGAGCCCGAGCCGTGAGTAAGGGCTGCCCAGCTGGCGCGGGGGCGAGGAGGACGCCAGGGACCCCAGACCCCACCTGGTGCCGGGCCGGCTCCACCTCCCAGGCGTCTCCGGGCCCTGCCCGTTCCCCTCCCTGACGCCCCCGGCCCGAGGCCCCCTTCACTGCCCGAGGAGCTCCTGGAGCTTTCGCGGCCCGACCCCTTCCGGACCGGCCACCCATTGCGGCGGAGCCCGCCCAGAACGCCCGGCGCTTGGGTTCGGCTGCCGTTGGCCCGGGCTGGGGGCGGGCGGAAGGGGAGACGCGGAGGGGCGGGCGGACCCAGGGGCTGGGCCTCGCTCGGTGGGGCGGGGCCAGAGCCGGCCTGAGCCCGCCCACGCACCCCTGCCCCACGCACCCCCTGCCCCACGCACCCCCTGCCCCACGCACCCCCTGCCCCACGCACCCCCTGCCCCACGCACCCCCTGCCCCCGCACCCCCGCCCCCGCACCCCTGCCCCACGCCCACGCACCCCTGCCCCACGCCCACGCACCCCTGCCCCACGCCCAGGTGCCGGCCAAAGCCCAGGATGGCGGAAGCACACCAGGCCGTGGCCTTCCAGTTCACGGTGACCCCTGATGGGGTCGACTTCCGGCTCAGTAGGGAGGCTCTGAAACACATCTACCTGTCTGGCATCAACTCCTGGAAGAAACGCCTGATTCGGATCAAGGTGGGCGCGGTGGTTCTTTGGCCAGGCCTCTTCCTTCCAGCAGGTGCAGAACAATCCTTGGGGAAGAGGCAGCTGCCAGGTGTCCCTCCCCAGACCGTAGCTGGCAGCCAAGCCCAACTCCCTCCCCTCGGAGTTCTGCAGGGTGACAGGCCTGGCGGTGCCGTTCAGGGCAGGTTGAAAGTGGTCATGGTGGGACCCGGCCAGTGATCAGTGCCGAAGGTATGAGTGTATGGACAGGGAAAACCAGACTTGAAGAATGATGAGAACAGCAGGTGTTGGGGGGTGGGTTGTTGCAGGAAGACGAGAGCCTCCTTCACCTCCTAGATGTCTGCTCACCTTGACTCCCCATTCTGCAAGAGACCCAGGAGAGCTATGCCCTGTTTTTGTCCACAGAATGGCATCCTCAGGGGTGTGTATCCTGGTAGCCCCACCAGCTGGCTGGTTGTCGTCATGGCAACCGTGGGGTCATCCTACTGCAACGTGGACATTTCTATGGGGTTGGTCAGTCGTATCCAGAGATGCATCCCTGATGGGTGAGAAGCAGGGCTTGGAGTTGGGCACAGGTGTCATAAGGGGGCAGGGGCAACACTCCTAAGGCCAGGGTTGGGGAGCTGAGACCAGATGCAGGACAGCGGCCCCTCCCCAGGGCCATTGTCATCTCTGTTCTGTCTCTGATGGTTAGTATTTGATGCACTCAGAGGAGTGGGTACCAGGGAGGTTCTGCTCCCTCTGCACCTACCCTGAAACAGGCCACAACCACAAAGTGACGTTCAACTCAGGAGGCATCAGAGGCACAGTCATAATGGCCCCGAGGCTGGCCCCGAGTGGACCCCAGCACCCCTCCCTGCCCCGCACAGGTGCAGCTTCTACCAGACCCCGCAGACCAAGGCACTTCTCAGCATGGCCATTTTCTCCACGGGGGTCTGGGCCACTGGCATCTTCTTTTTCCGCCAAACCCTGAAGCTGCTGCTTTCCTACCATGGCTGGATGTTCGAGATGCATGGCCAGACCAGCCACGTCACCAGGATCTGGGCTGTGAGCAGGGCTGGGCAAGGGTGCAGGGCCCACTGGGGCTTCTGAGCTAGAGGGAGAGGCAGGCGGGGTGCCAGTGCCCGGCCGTGTGGGTGCATCctggggaggggggatgggacTGGTACACCTAGGCCCCAGCTCCTCAGGCGTCCCCGGTTTGTGTTCACTCTTTCTTCTGGCTTCTACCCCACACGCTGCCTCCTGTACCCCAGATTTGTATTCGCCTTCTGTCCAGCCGGAGGCCCATGCTCTACAGCTTCCAGACATCCCTGCCCACCCTTCCTGTGCCCAGAGTGTCGGCCACAATCCGGAGAGTGAGTCCTCTGGTCAGGGGGCAGGGGGCTGGACTCAGAACTTGCCTAAACCCAAGGGACTGCTCCTGAAAAGAGCAGACTTGAGAGTGATAGGCTGAAGGAGGGGGGAGAAAGGGGGCCAAGAGGGTCTGAGGCAGACTTTGCTATCGGGCTTCTACTGTGATACCTTGGCTGGACAGTACCTGGAATCTGTGCGGCCCTTGTTGGGTGACGAGGAATATTACCGCACGGAGACGTTGGCCAAGGAATTCCAGGACAAGACTGCCCCCCGGCTGCAAAAGTACCTGGTGCTCAAGTCTTGGTGGGCGACAAACTACGTGAGTCCCCTCACCCCAGGCGCTCTCCTCCTCACCTGCTTGTGTGCCCCAGCTGCCCTAGCCCTGCACCCGGCCTGGCCCCTCTGATCGCCCACTCACCCCGGGCGCTCTCCTCCTCACCTGCTCGTGTGCCCcggctgcccagccctgcaccccgCCTGGCCCCTCTGATCTCCCACTCACCCCGGGTGCTCTCCTCCTCACCTGCTTGTGTGCCCCAGCCGCCCAGCCCTGCACCCCGCCTGGCCCCTCTAATTGCCCACTCACCCACAGGTGAGTGACTGGTGGGAAGAGTACATCTACCTGCGAGGCAGGAGCCCTCTGCCGGTGAACAGCAACTATTACATCACGGTAAGACCTGGAGCTCCAGTGGCTCTGTCTGTCCCCAGCTCTGAGTCTTAGGGCACGGGGCCCCAAGCAGCAGCCCACCATCCTGGTGACATGTGAGGGCTTATGGAGTGAGGCTTGAAGAAAAAGGAAGTAGAGGAGAGACCCTGTCACTGTCTCTCAGACAGGCCACAGGATCCTGTCCATCCTGCACACCATCACCAGGTAAATCCCCTCACTTCACGGATCCAGAACCAGACTGGAGCCCAGGCTGTCCTCTTAGAACTCAGGGTGTTGCCGTTGGACCCTGCTCCATGGGCCCCAACACCATCTGTGCCCACCAGCCTGTTTCCCCCTGCCCTGGAACCTATGTGTCTCTTGTCCTCTGCTGGAGTTCCCTCCTTGGCAAAAGCATCCTCCTCTCTTTTTCCGAAACTCACACACAACTATTCTATACCACAGGCTTTAAGCTGTTTTCTTAGCAGTGGAACCCTTTCTTCAAAATAGTAAAACCTAAGCCAATAAAATGGAATGTGAAAAAGGAGGGACCTTGAGTCACTGGCTGGTGTGGTCTTGGTTGGCTAGAAGCACCCGCCAGGTACCCTGCCACCCGCTGCAGGCTCTGCTCTCTCCCCAGGACTTTGTGCTCATCAGGCCTACGGAGGTGCAGGCTGCCCGCCTGGGGAACATTGTCCATGCCATGATCTTGTATCGCCGTAAGCTGGACCGGGAAGAGATCAAGCCTGTGAGTGGGACAAGCTGGGGTGGGGCTGGTGGAAGGGAGGCCATGTCCAAGCCTCGGGCCTTCCTCACAGGTGATGGCACTGGGGATGGAGGGGCAGCCGTGTTCAAGCCTTGGACCTTCCCCACAGGTAATGGCACTGGGTATCGTGCCCATGTGCTCCTATCAGATGGAGAGGATGTTCAACACCACCCGGATCCCGGGCAAGGAGACAGGTGCCGCCCCACTGCCTGCTGTTACTGCTGGGATCTCCAGGGCTCGCCGGGCCTGGGCCTGGGGTCAAGGGAGTAAATGTAGGAGGTGGTAGAGGAAGGGGTGAGCTCAGGCCCAGGGTCTGGCAGGCCTGCAGCACTCTGTTTATAGGGCTtcatttctcagggcttcagttccCTCTACTCTGAAGCACCTGGCAGAATGAGGGGTATGAAGACATCTTGAGTGCCTGGCACGGTCTGTGTGCCAGTGGGTGAAGGAAGGCAGGTGGAGGCCAGGCCAGAGGAGGACCTGAGGGCCACATGGGGAGGGCATCTCCCCCGGGCCCCCCACCCTGCCTCAGCACCCACCCACCTCATCTGCCCTAGACCTGCTGCAGCACTTAGGGGACAGCAGGCACGTGGCTGTCTACCACAAGGGCCGCTTCTTCAAGGTGTGGCTCTATGAGGGCTCACAGCTGCTCAAGCCCCGAGACCTGGAGATGCAGTTCCAAAGGATACTGGACGACCCCTCCCCACCGCAGCCCGGGGAGGAGAAGCTGGCGGCCCTCACGGCCGGCGGGAGGTACGGGTGGAAGAGCACCACGAGGAGAGGCTGCCTGGCCTTGTTTGTCACCCAAACCAGGGCCCTTGGTGGTGAGAGGGCATCCCCTGGGCTGTTCTGCACCCCACACCGATGGGCAGCAGTTAGACCAGCTGCCTCCAGGCCAGCTCCCCGAAGGCACCATCCCCTGCACCCTCCCACCCAGCGCCGCCCCTGTGTCCTCAGGGTTGAGTGGGCTGAGGCTCGCCAGGCCTTCTTTAGCTGCGGCAAGAACAAGACTGCCTTGGAGACCATCGAGCGGGCTGCCTTCTTTGTGGCCCTGGACGAAGAGCCCCACTGCTATGACCCCGAGAATGAGGCCAGCCTCAGCCTCTACGGCAAGGCACTGCTTCATGGCAGCTGCTATGACAGGTGCACCCCCGTCCTTCTGCCCACCCACCCAGTCGTGTTCCCCCCAAGCTCTGCACCCCCATCCCTCTGCCCCCCCCGGCCCTGTAGCCCCCCTACCCGGTCGTGTTCCCCCCCAGGTCTGCTCCCCCGTCCCTCTGCTGCCCCCGGCCCTGTAGCCCCCCCAGCTCTGCACCCCCGTCCCTCTGCCCCCCTGGCCTGTAGCCCCCCACCCAGT
Proteins encoded in this window:
- the CHKB gene encoding choline/ethanolamine kinase → MAAEGAAVARGGAVGGRAASSSSKLSECPDAAPIRRRASSLSQDAERRAYQWCREYLGGAWRRVRPEELRVNPVSGGLSNLLFRCSLPDHLPSHGEEPREVLLRLYGAILQGVDSLVLESVMFAILAERSLGPQLYGVFPEGRLEQYIPSRPLKTQELREPVLSAAIATKMARFHGMEMPFTKEPHWLFRTMERYLKQIQDLPPTGLPQMNLLEVYSLKDEMGNLRKLLASTPSPVVFCHNDIQEGNILLLSAPENADSLMLVDFEYSSYNYRGFDIGNHFCEWVYDYTHEEWPFYKARPADYPTREQQLHFIRHYLAEVKKDETLSQEEQRKLEEDLLVEVDRYALASHFFWGLWSILQASMSTIEFGYLEYAQSRLQFYFQQKRQLTTLHPKS
- the CPT1B gene encoding carnitine O-palmitoyltransferase 1, muscle isoform isoform X2, giving the protein MAEAHQAVAFQFTVTPDGVDFRLSREALKHIYLSGINSWKKRLIRIKNGILRGVYPGSPTSWLVVVMATVGSSYCNVDISMGLVSRIQRCIPDGCSFYQTPQTKALLSMAIFSTGVWATGIFFFRQTLKLLLSYHGWMFEMHGQTSHVTRIWAICIRLLSSRRPMLYSFQTSLPTLPVPRVSATIRRYLESVRPLLGDEEYYRTETLAKEFQDKTAPRLQKYLVLKSWWATNYVSDWWEEYIYLRGRSPLPVNSNYYITDFVLIRPTEVQAARLGNIVHAMILYRRKLDREEIKPVMALGIVPMCSYQMERMFNTTRIPGKETDLLQHLGDSRHVAVYHKGRFFKVWLYEGSQLLKPRDLEMQFQRILDDPSPPQPGEEKLAALTAGGRVEWAEARQAFFSCGKNKTALETIERAAFFVALDEEPHCYDPENEASLSLYGKALLHGSCYDRWFDKSFTLICFKNGQMGLNAEHAWADAPIIGHLWEFVLATDALYLGYTETGHCLGKVNPVLSRPQRLQWDIPEQCQVAIERSYQVAKALADDVELYCFQFLPFGKGLIKKCRTSPDAFVQIALQLAHFRDRGKFCLTYEASMTRMFREGRTETVRSCTSESSAFVQAMVEGHHMKADLQDLFRKASEKHQHMYRLAMTGAGIDRHLFCLYLVSKYLGVTSPFLAEVLEEPWRLSTSQTAQFQIRMFDPEQYPRHLVAGGGFGPVADDGYGVSYMIAGENTIFFHVSSKFSSSETNAQRFGNHIRQALMDIADLFQVPKAAR
- the CPT1B gene encoding carnitine O-palmitoyltransferase 1, muscle isoform isoform X1 — translated: MAEAHQAVAFQFTVTPDGVDFRLSREALKHIYLSGINSWKKRLIRIKNGILRGVYPGSPTSWLVVVMATVGSSYCNVDISMGLVSRIQRCIPDGCSFYQTPQTKALLSMAIFSTGVWATGIFFFRQTLKLLLSYHGWMFEMHGQTSHVTRIWAICIRLLSSRRPMLYSFQTSLPTLPVPRVSATIRRYLESVRPLLGDEEYYRTETLAKEFQDKTAPRLQKYLVLKSWWATNYVSDWWEEYIYLRGRSPLPVNSNYYITDFVLIRPTEVQAARLGNIVHAMILYRRKLDREEIKPVMALGIVPMCSYQMERMFNTTRIPGKETDLLQHLGDSRHVAVYHKGRFFKVWLYEGSQLLKPRDLEMQFQRILDDPSPPQPGEEKLAALTAGGRYGWKSTTRRGCLALFVTQTRALGGERASPGLFCTPHRWAAVRPAASRPAPRRHHPLHPPTQRRPCVLRVEWAEARQAFFSCGKNKTALETIERAAFFVALDEEPHCYDPENEASLSLYGKALLHGSCYDRWFDKSFTLICFKNGQMGLNAEHAWADAPIIGHLWEFVLATDALYLGYTETGHCLGKVNPVLSRPQRLQWDIPEQCQVAIERSYQVAKALADDVELYCFQFLPFGKGLIKKCRTSPDAFVQIALQLAHFRDRGKFCLTYEASMTRMFREGRTETVRSCTSESSAFVQAMVEGHHMKADLQDLFRKASEKHQHMYRLAMTGAGIDRHLFCLYLVSKYLGVTSPFLAEVLEEPWRLSTSQTAQFQIRMFDPEQYPRHLVAGGGFGPVADDGYGVSYMIAGENTIFFHVSSKFSSSETNAQRFGNHIRQALMDIADLFQVPKAAR